In a genomic window of Chaetodon trifascialis isolate fChaTrf1 chromosome 8, fChaTrf1.hap1, whole genome shotgun sequence:
- the pfdn4 gene encoding prefoldin subunit 4 → MAASMKGPVAVEDVNVTLEDQQKINKFARNTSRMTELKNEIEEKKKSLQNLQDASDDLMMMDDDSLLIPYQIGNIFVSHTQDETQEMLEAAKELLEQEVTGLEERVSAIQQVLSDLKVQLYAKFGNNINLEADER, encoded by the exons ATGGCAGCCAGCATGAAGGGACCCGTG GCGGTAGAGGATGTGAATGTCACTTTGGAAGACCAACAGAAGATCAATAAATTCGCCAGGAACACGAGTCGGATgacagagctgaaaaatgaaattgaagagaaaaaa AAATCGCTGCAGAACTTGCAGGATGCCAGCGATGACCTCATGATGATGGACGACGACTCTCTATTGATCCCTTATCAAATTGGCAACATCTTTGTCAGTCACACCCAGGATGAAACACAAGAGATGCTGGAGGCTGCAAAG GAACTGCTGGAGCAGGAGGTCACAGGCCTCGAGGAACGAGTGTCGGCGATACAGCAAGTGCTGAGCGATCTGAAGGTCCAGCTCTATGCCAAGTTCGGTAACAACATCAACCTGGAGGCGGATGAAAGATGA